The following coding sequences lie in one Primulina huaijiensis isolate GDHJ02 chromosome 2, ASM1229523v2, whole genome shotgun sequence genomic window:
- the LOC140971783 gene encoding vacuolar protein sorting-associated protein 55 homolog, producing the protein MNTVLAGLAFMFSSSILLQILACAIYSNWWPLLSALMYVLVPMPCLFFGGGSTQFLISRDGGGWIDGAKFLTGASAVGSMAIPIILRHAGLIGTGAMIIEFTSFIIFVCTVLCFHRASLDDEW; encoded by the exons ATGAACACAGT TCTCGCAGGACTTGCCTTCATGTTTTCATCAAGCATCCTGCTCCAGATCTTG GCTTGTGCAATATACAGCAATTGGTGGCCACTGCTTTCAG CGCTTATGTATGTTCTTGTACCCATGCCTTGTTTGTTTTTTGGTGGTGGATCCACTCAGTTTCTAATTAGTCGCGATGGTGGTGG ATGGATCGACGGTGCTAAGTTCTTGACCGGGGCATCGGCAGTGGGGAGCATGGCCATTCCCATTATTCTCAGGCATGCTGGCTTGATTGGAACAGGAGCTATGATAATAGAATTCACTTCATTTATCATATTTGTGTGCACAGTACTTTGTTTTCATCGTGCCAGCCTTGATGATGAGTGGTAA
- the LOC140971786 gene encoding peptidyl-prolyl cis-trans isomerase CYP18-2 produces the protein MAANTDGGPPEVTLETSMGAITFEMYYHHAPRTCDNFVKLARKGYYNNVKFHRIIKDFIVQGGDPTGTGRGGESIYGKHFEDEIRRELKHTGAGIISMANAGPNTNGSQFFITLAPAPSLDGKHTIFGRVCRGMEIVKRLGSVQTDNTDRPIHDVKILRATIKD, from the exons ATGGCCGCAAATACAGATGGGGGGCCGCCGGAGGTTACTCTCGAGACCTCCATGGGTGCCATCACCTTTGAG ATGTATTACCACCACGCGCCGCGAACATGCGATAATTTTGTGAAGCTCGCTCGCAAGGGCTATTACAACAATGTCAAGTTTCACAGAATCATCAAG GATTTTATTGTGCAAGGAGGTGATCCTACTGGTACTGGAAGAGGTGGAGAATCAATATATgg TAAGCATTTTGAGGATGAGATAAGGAGGGAATTGAAGCATACAGGAGCTGGTATTATATCCATGGCGAATGCTGGTCCAAATACAAATGGGAGCCAGTTTTTTATAACTTTGGCACCGGCACCTTCACTTGATG GGAAGCATACAATATTCGGAAGGGTATGTAGAGGAATGGAAATTGTTAAGAGGCTCGGCAGTGTTCAAACTGATAACACTGATAG ACCTATACATGATGTGAAGATCCTTCGGGCAACCATCAAAGATTAG
- the LOC140971787 gene encoding small RNA-binding protein 11, chloroplastic-like — protein sequence MAAMRNLSKNFMFGRISDPTSSLLSSSPAFLLSCRGIASKLFVGGLSYHTTEDGLSEAFSQYGQVIEATIVMDRVSDRSKGFGFVSYASEHEAEKAITEMDGKTLNGRVIFVDYAKPRSGYGGGMPIARGPPEPALNN from the exons ATGGCGGCCATGAGAAATCTATCGAAGAATTTCATGTTTGGTCGCATTTCTGATCCCACTTCCAGCCTTTTGTCATCATCTCCGGCGTTTCTACTGTCTTGCCGAGGCATAGCTTCCAAGCTTTTCGTCGGAG GACTTTCATATCATACCACAGAAGATGGATTATCAGAGGCCTTTTCTCAGTATGGTCAAGTTATAGAAG CTACAATCGTGATGGATCGAGTATCAGACCGATCAAAGGGTTTTGGCTTCGTTTCCTACGCATCTGAACACGAGGCAGAGAAAGCCATCACAGAAATGGATGGAAAG ACACTAAATGGGCGTGTTATATTTGTGGACTACGCTAAGCCCAGATCAGGCTATGGTGGCGGCATGCCTATAGCTAGAGGACCCCCGGAACCAGCTTTGAATAATTGA
- the LOC140962086 gene encoding probable F-box protein At2g36090, with translation MITSPPLTAADATVEIVETTGFSALPPHVIESHVLTRLDGPALASAASCSATLRHLSAQNHLWTKLCHSKWPSTTSARVTHVISTFPGGGSRAFFSRAFTNATQSLISTSTVPPSELISSVDIHYEDKLILSKHQETESLSDWFRCSPFRIDLLEPKEFVPAPIKHPESGDETCADIINGMTLSWILIDPISRRAVNLSSHKPVKIQRHWLTGEVKIKFASILAAENGYALCSSAVTLGGSECGQMQVIEVSLEMEDTDGVHLNGKDSLVILHRALEGKKGSEAKLTYEDYLEMRREIKEKKVKTEEALDMFCLGFGVSILVTFLLFVFCRLTA, from the coding sequence ATGATCACTTCACCACCGCTAACCGCTGCTGACGCCACGGTGGAGATAGTAGAAACCACTGGATTTTCCGCCTTGCCTCCACACGTCATAGAATCACACGTTCTCACACGTTTGGACGGCCCAGCGCTCGCCTCCGCCGCCAGCTGTTCTGCCACACTCCGCCACCTTTCCGCCCAAAACCACCTCTGGACTAAATTATGCCACTCCAAATGGCCTTCCACCACCTCTGCCCGCGTAACCCACGTCATCTCCACTTTCCCCGGCGGTGGCTCTCGTGCCTTTTTCTCGCGCGCTTTTACAAACGCTACGCAGAGTTTGATCAGCACCTCCACAGTTCCACCTTCGGAACTGATCTCATCCGTGGATATCCACTACGAGGACAAACTAATCCTCTCCAAACACCAGGAAACAGAATCATTAAGCGACTGGTTCCGGTGCTCACCGTTCAGAATCGATCTCCTGGAGCCCAAAGAATTTGTCCCCGCTCCCATCAAACACCCAGAATCAGGAGACGAAACATGCGCAGATATCATCAACGGCATGACTCTAAGTTGGATACTGATCGACCCAATCTCACGGCGAGCAGTGAACCTCTCCTCCCACAAACCCGTCAAAATTCAACGCCACTGGCTAACCGGGGAAGTGAAGATAAAGTTTGCTTCAATCCTGGCCGCTGAAAACGGTTACGCACTGTGCAGCTCTGCTGTCACTCTCGGCGGCTCCGAATGCGGACAGATGCAGGTGATTGAAGTGAGCTTGGAAATGGAAGACACGGATGGAGTCCACTTGAACGGGAAGGACAGTCTGGTCATTCTTCACCGTGCTTTGGAGGGAAAAAAGGGCAGTGAAGCGAAGTTGACGTACGAGGATTATCTGGAGATGCGGAGggagataaaagagaaaaaggtGAAGACTGAGGAAGCTTTGGATATGTTCTGCTTGGGTTTTGGGGTTTCCATTTTGGTCACCTTTTTGCTGTTTGTTTTCTGCAGATTGACAGCGTAG